From a region of the Rhizophagus irregularis chromosome 3, complete sequence genome:
- a CDS encoding uncharacterized protein (SECRETED:cutsite_ITA-QD; SECRETED:prob_0.5819); SECRETED:SignalP(1-26) → MILKFLTKISVIIFFLQTLLISIITAQDVTKNLYDNIVADGPQLLALGAVLNTIPKFVTTLKSVGPYTFFAPSNNAFESINATPDEIEQILNYHLIPGKFLLKDFPSISYPKSMFVMAPPATGAKEAKGANVGTGQPIVVEKLPAGGIGIRSGLTSANVLVVDQVASNGVIHIVDKILELPKTPMQTLLQSDRFKSMAKILQSENYGNLADEIAKVNDVGVTILALTDEVIFNSAPKEIAKNLSLINPIFSYHIIPKQIIYSGSVENVVTAKTLKDEIITFTRDNGELYVGNAITKAKIIQADLITYNGVLHVINNVLIPPNIQITPEGNPTVPLPSPSPSVISTKPPSSPSESPKPIPVENSSSNVGIIVASALGGIVGGGLIMIGGFFLIYKKYIKKAKNNQGLFPYTLGHNNINSQPSHYSNYSNYSHTNSNDNYSVPTTNRDIRSLYIGSE, encoded by the exons atgatattaaaatttttgacaaaaatttcagttattatattttttcttcaaactttattaatatcaataataacaGCTCAGGATGTAacaaaaaatctttatgaTAATATAGTGGCGGATGGACCACAATTATTAGCTTTAGGTGCAGTTTTAAATACTATACCAAAATTCGTTACGACATTAAAATCAGTTGGTCCATACACATTCTTTGCTCCTAGTAACAATGCATTCGAAAGTATAAATGCGACACCAGAtgaaattgaacaaattttaaactatCATTTAATACCcggaaaatttcttttaaaagacTTCCCTTCGATATCATATCCAAAATCTATGTTTGTCATGGCACCACCGGCTACAGGAGCTAAAGAGGCAAAAGGAGCTAATGTGGGTACAGGCCAACCTATAGTTGTAGAGAAATTGCCTGCTGGTGGAATAGGAATTAGGAGTGGGTTGACATCTGCTAATGTGTTAGTGGTTGATCAAGTTGCGAGTAATGGTGTCATTCATATCGTAGACAAAA TCTTGGAGCTTCCAAAGACACCAATGCAAACACTGTTACAAAGTGATCGGTTTAAATCAATGGCTAAAATTCTTCAAAGTGAAAATTATGGTAATTTAGCTGATGAAATAGCAAAAGTCAATGATGTAGGCGTAACAATATTGGCTCTAACAGATGAAGTCATTTTTAATAGCGCTCCAAAGGAAATTGCAAAGAATTTAAGCCTTATTAATCCCATATTTTCTTATCATATCATAccaaaacaaataatttattccgGTTCTGTTGAAAATGTTGTAACGGCAAAAActttaaaagatgaaataattacatttacgAGAGATAATGGTGAATTATACGTTGGAAATGCTATCACAAAAGCTAAAATTATTCAAGCGGATTTAATAACTTACAATGGTGTATTAcatgttattaataatgttcTCATACCaccaaatattcaaataacgCCTGAGGGAAATCCTACAGTTCCTTTACCATCACCATCACCTTCTGTTATTTCAACCAAACCTCCTTCAAGTCCTTCTGAAAGTCCTAAACCTATTCCTGTCGAAAATTCTTCGTCTAATGTTGGGATTATAGTAGCTTCTGCTTTAGGTGGAATTGTCGGTGGTGGTCTCATCATGATTGGTggatttttcttaatatataaaaaatatatcaaaaaagctaaaaataaTCAAGGATTATTTCCTTATACTCTCGGtcataataacattaatagtCAACCATCTCATTATTccaattattctaattattctcATACAAATTCTAATGATAATTATTCTGTTCCAACTACGAATCGAGACATTCGCTCATTATATATTGGTAgtgaataa